In Desulfobaculum bizertense DSM 18034, the genomic stretch CGTTTTTTTTATTGTAATATAGCCATCAAGATAAAAGACATAGCCATTTGCCGATGCCAAAAGCCGGTTTCCATCGTTCGGGTCTATGCGAGTATTTTCTCCTGACGGAAAATCACGCGAGGCGCACTCAAAGACCCACGGTGTCGTGTCCTCTGGTTTTTCTTCCCGCCACTCCGCAAGAAGCTCACCTTCCCGAACATTTTGCACATAGCCGAGGTTGTAGTAATCAACATTTCCGTCAACGCGTTCCCGAGGCAGGAGATTTTCATAATCAAAATCAGGATCAAAGTGATGTACCAGGTAGTATGACATAGGCAGTAACTCGCAGGGCGTGCACTACAACAATAATGCAGCCCGTTCCTCATCTGTTCGAAGAATCTTAAAAAATGACGACAACTGGACCAGTTCGAGAGTTTTCAGCACCTGAGGTCGAGGACGATAAAGGTAGAGGGAACGGTCCTTTGCCTCAAGTTCTGATGCAAAAGCAACGAGAAAGCCGATTCCAGAGCTATCAATAAACGCCACTTCCGACAAATCCAAAATCACAAAAGTGTAGCGCCCTTCTTCCAGTGTTTTTTGAATTTTTTCCCGAAGCTCGGGAATGCACTCCAGAGTCAGCTCCTTTCGGAACGAAAACAGTACGGCAGGTCCCTCTCGTGAACTCATACAATCTTCCATGCTGATCCTCCAGGTTTCATCTCCAAACGAACAGTGCTTCCCTCTGCTGACGAAACAATCTCAACCGAATCCATAAGCTGCTGCATCATGAACAGCCCTCGTCCAGAACCCTGCTCTGCTGGGGGCAAAGTCCACGGCTGAGGCGGCACCTCAAAACCTGTGCCGCAGTCTTCCACAGTACACAAAAGCCGTGCTCCAGTTTCCAGAGACAGGGTCAGGCGCACAAAGCCCGGCTTTCCACCATAGGCGTGAGCCAGCACATTAGCGCAGGCTTCATGCAGGGCCAGCCGAAAGGATTCCACGGCTCGCCCGTCCCGCAGACAGTCGTCCACGGCCCGCAATAGCGGCTGTACAAACGCAGCAAGATTTTCTGCGCACAAAAAGCCCTCGCGAGAAAGCTCCGGAGCAGCAGGGAGAGCACAGACAAAGAGCGCAGTCGCATCGTCGCGCGGCGCTTCTCCACGCATTTCCTGAATATTTCTCAAAAGACGCGTTGGGAAATTTTCCCGAAATGCTGTCAGCTCAGAGTCCTGCTGCGACAGCCCCCTGTCCATCATCTCAATGGCATATTCCCAAAAAGCTTCGGCATCAAAATACTCATCGGCCGAAAGAGAAAAATCATAAAAACCATCTGTATAAAAGAGTATTCCCGCTCCGGGACGCAGGACATAATGCCGCTCAGGAAATCGTTCCTCCGGGAAAAATCCCAGCATCCGTGCGCAGGGACACAAAAAATCCTGCTGCCGCTCCCCCACCAAAAGTGCGGGGCAGTGGCCTGCATTCACCATGCGGACTGCGCCACAGCGCAAGTCACAGTCTGCGGCCAGAGCCGTGACAAAATCTTCTTCGCGACCAATAATTTCGCAGAGCTGGGAATTGAGGAGAGAAAAGGTCTCGGAAAGAGAAAGCTGCCGTTCGCAGGAGACATGAAAAAGCGTCCGGACTATGGCCATCAAAAACGCCGCGCGCGCACCGTGCCCAGAGACGTCTGCAACAATCATCCGCAGCACACCATCCGAAAGCCGCACGCAGTCAAAATAGTCTCCACTCGCCCGGCCAGAGGGGGCGTAGACGCTACTCACCTGCGCAGTCAGACATCCCTCGTCAGGAAAAGAAGGGCACAGAAAGAGCCGTCCCTGAAAGCTGGGCAAAAGCCGCTGCTGGAGCGAGGCCACAAGGTGTATTTCTTTCTCCACAGCATCACGGGCAGATCGCAGGCGCTGGAGCAGGCGGAGCTGGCGAACCCCAACCGCAACCCGCGCCAAAAGCTCGGAACGGTCCACAGGCTTATATAAAAAATCATTGCAGCCCGCGCCAAAGGCACGAAGCTTTCCTTCGGGATCGCGCGACGACGTCAGCACCGTAATACTCACCTCTTCGTCACCGTAGACCTCACGCAGGGCATGGATAACGTCGATCCCATCCATGTCGGGCATGTTCAGATCCAGCAGGAGCAGGTGAGGCTGAAAGCGCAAATAGCAATTCACCGCCTCCCGGCCATCCGCGGCAGACTCGACCACATACGAAAAATCCGCCAGCATTTCGCACAGCATCTGGCGGAGCACTGCGTCATCGTCCACCACAAGGATTCGTATGGCATCTGCTTTTTCTCTGCCTAACGCGCCGTGAGACATGCGACTCCTCCGCAGCTTGGCGAGCAGCGCAACACGCAGCCCGAGCTTGCACCAGAACGCACTCAGAGGCAGGATACGGCTCTGAGCACAGCTCCATTAAAAAGCTTCCAAGGAAATCTTATGGAATTTTTCGCATATCAGCAAAGCGACATCCCAGAAATTCAGGCTCTCTTTCACCAAACCTTTGCCGACTCCGAAGGAGAAGCAGAAGGCAAAATCATTGGTGAACTGGCCGCAGAACTCCTCACACGCACGCCCCAAGAGGACCTGTACTGCTTTGTGGCCAAAAATGAGAACAACAAAGAACTGGCTGGCTGCATCATCTTCTCCCGAATGCAGTTTGAGCAGCCCGTCACAGCATTCATTCTCTCACCTGTTGCCGTGCTCACGCCATATCAGGGACAGGGCATAGGACAAAAGCTCATCCGCTTTGGCCTGGATAAACTCAGGCAGGACGGCGTAGAGCTGGCGTTCACTTACGGCGACCCGAGCTTTTATTATCAGGTTGGATTCGAACAAATCCCAGAAACACACATCAAGGCTCCCCAGCCTCTGAGCTACCCCATTGGCTGGCTTGCCCAGTCCCTGACCGAGGCAGCCGTGCCCCATATCCCGGGAAAAAGCTCCTGCGTTCCAGCACTCAACAACGCAGAATACTGGTAAGCTTTAGCTCCCAAAACAAAAAAACGGCGTCCTCCCCACATCAGGGAAGACGCCATTTTCTTTGCAAAAGTCTATCGCAGATCAGAACAAATCAGCACTGTCCAAAAGAAGAGTCACAGGTCCCCAGTTACACAGGGACACATCCATCATGGCCCCAAATTCACCATGCTGGACCTGACCGGGCAAGCGCTGCTCAAAATCCTGCAAGAGCTGCTCATACAGGACTTTAGCCTCTGCGCCGGGTGCGGATTTGTTAAAGGACGGTCGACGTCCCTTTCGGCAGTCTGCATACAGAGTAAACTGCGAGACCACCAAAAGCTCTCCGCCAAAATCCCGAAGTGAAAGATTCATCTTGTCATTTTCATCAGGGAAAATGCGCAGATCCAGCACCTTGTTCAGCATGGAGGCCCAGACTTTGCTTTTGGGCAAGTCCTGACTGTCCTCCGCACCAAAACCAGCCAAGACAAGCAGACCCTGCTGAATTTTCCCTATGCAGGTTCCATCAACATCAACCTGCGCACGAGAAACACGCTGGAGATGAAGCCGCATCGCTACTCCTCAAAATAGGTTGCAGTCTGGGCGGGCTTTTCGCTCACGCTCACAGATTTCACATCCACACCAGAACCAGCAAGGCGTGCTTCCAGTCCCTTGTAGATATGACGGGCAATATTTTCAGATGAGGGGTTGTGGACGGCAAAGGCCGGATGCTCATTCAGGTGGCAGTGGTCCATGTCTCCAAGGATTTCCTTGAGCATGTTCTTCAGGACCTTAAAGTCCACCAGCAGCTCCGTGTCCTGACTCAGCGTGTCACCCTCGACCTGAGCTTCCACCATAAAGTTGTGGCCATGCATCCGCTCGCATTTGCCTTCATAATGCCGCAGCTGATGGGCCGCAGCAAAATCTTTGCGTACAGTCAGACGCCACTTGCCTTTTTTTTCGCTCATTGTCTTCTCTCTTTCCCAAAAGCAGCGCTACAGGGATTCAATGTCTTTCCAAAATTCTTTTGTCGGGGAAACGCTGTACTTTGGTCCAAGCTGCATCTTGCATTCGACCTCGTCCATTCGCAGCAAAAGCTGCACGCGAACCCCGCCGGTATGGCGAGCCAATACATCCTTGAGTCGACGCCGTCCACCTTCGGTCAGATCGTCTTCCCCCTTGATGAGCAGGACAGGTTCTTCGTTTCCGGCCAGCGCACCGCCAAGAATCTTAATCTCATCTGCAATGAGCTTGGCTTTTTTCGGAGCACCTTCATCATCGTTTGGCCCACCGTCACGGTCACTCACCTTACCGATAAGCAAAAGGGGCTGATCCTGTTCCAGAATCTCACGGCTTTTCGCGTAGGTTTCCGGGAACATGACGGCTTCGCCAACGCCTGTGAGGTCTTCGATGTCGCAGAATGCCATCTTCCCGCCCTTCTGGGTGATGTGTTCCTTGCGACCTGTCACCATGCAGGCAACCCGAACCTCTGCGCCGCCGCCATAGTCAGCAACCTGCAAAAGAGTCGGAAGTTTCATGCGGGCCAGCTCGTGCCGGAAAGATAGAAGCGGATGGCTGGAAAGATAGAAGCCTAGGGCCTCTTTTTCAAACTGAAGCTTTTCATCATCTTCCCATTCTTCAACCGTGGGGCCATCGGTATTCAGCCCTGTTCCGGGGAAGGAAGGCATCTCCATGCCGGACATCGCCATGAGTGACATCTGGCCAGAATTTTTGTCTTTGGCCTTTTTCTGGGCAATGGCAACAACACGTTCCAAGGCATCCAAAAGCGCAGCGCGGGGAACATCAAAGCAGTCCAGTGCTCCGGCCTTGATAAGATTCTCAAGAACACGCTTGGTCACCTTTCGCAGGTTTACCCGTTCGCACATGTCGAGCATGCTCTTGAATTTCCCACCTTCCGTTCTGGCATCAACGATTTCACGAATAGCTTCGTCACCAACGTTTTTGACACCAGCAAGGCCGTAGCGAATCTGGCCGTCCGCAGGCACGGTGAAGTGCCGCATGGAGCTGTTCACGTCCGGAGTCAGCATCTCAATGTCCAGATCACGGCACGCGGAAATGTATTTCAACACCTTGTCGGTGTTGTTCACTTCCGAGGTAATCATGGCGGCCATGAATTCTGTGGGATGATGCGCCTTGAGGTACGCCGTATGATAGGAAATGAGGGCATACGCTGCGGAGTGCGACTTGTTGAAGCCGTAAGCCGCAAACATTTCCATCAAGTCAAAGATTTCTTTGGCCTTTTCCTGAGGAACGCCGCGCTTTTTGGCACCATCATAGAACGTGTGGCGCTGCTCTGCCATTGCTTCCGCGATTTTCTTGCCCATTGCACGACGGAGCAGGTCAGCGCCACCAAGGGTGTAGCCTGCGACCACCTGAGCAATCTTCATAACCTGTTCCTGATACACAATGACGCCGTAGGTGTCCTTGAGCACAGGCTCCAGTTCTGGCAGCGGATATACGACAGGCACTTCGCCATGCTTACGCTTAATGAACTCTTCGACCATGCCCGAACTCAGCGGACCGGGTCGGTACAGGGCGAGCATAGCGATAAGGTCTTCAAAGCAGTTGGGGCTGAGCATTCGCAGGTATTTGCGCATACCATCAGACTCAACCTGAAAAATGCCGTCAGTGTCGCCACGGGCATACAAATCATAGGTCGCGGGATCATCAAGGGACAGGGTGTCCAGATCGGGCGCATCCTTGCCTCGCTCAGCAATGATGTCCACCGCGTCCTGAATCACGGTCATGGTTCTCAGGCCAAGAAAGTCAAACTTAACCAGCCCGACTTTTTCGACATATTTCATGTCGTACATGGCCACTGTTTCGCCCTTCTTTCCTTTGTAGAGCGGAAGGAAGTTCCACATGTCACCGGGTGAGATAACAACACCGGCAGCATGTGTGGAGGCGTGGCGGTGCAGGCCTTCGAGCCTGCGGGAAATATCAATAAGCTTCTTGACCCTGCTGTCTGAATCCATCTTTTCACGAATCTCAGGCTCCATTTTCAGAGCCTTGTCGATGGTCATCTTGAGGTCTTCAGGAATCAGCTTGGCGATTTCGTTCACTTCCGGGAACGACATGCCCATAGCGCGGCCAACGTCACGGATAACAGCCTTGGCCTTCATGGTGCCAAAGGTCGTAATCTGGGCCACAGAGTCCTTGCCGTACTTGGTGCCCACATACTTGATAACTTCGGTTCGCCGACGTTCGCAGAAGTCGACGTCGATATCAGGCATGGAAACACGTTCGATGTTCAGAAAACGTTCGAACAGCAAGTTATACGGGAGCGGATCAAGGTTGGTGATACGCAGGGAGTAGGCAACAAGTGAACCAGCCGCAGAACCACGGCCGGGACCAACCGGGATATGGTTACGCTTTGCCCAGTTAATAAAGTCCTGCACGATCAGGAAGTAACCGGGGAAGCCCATTGTCGTGATGACATCAAGCTCCATCTCAAGGCGTTCCCAGTACACCTTTTCATCAACCTCATAAGGGATGTGAGCGAGACGCTCGCGCAGGCCATCACGCGCCATGTCGCACATGACGTCATCAAGGCTTTTGCCCTCTGGCACGTCATAGACCGGGAAGAAATACTTGCCCATACGGATTTCGACATTGCACTGCTCAGCAATGCGCACCGTATTTTCAATAGCTTCCGGGCAGTCAGCGAACTCTGCTTTCATTTCTGACGGGGGCCGGAAATACAGCTCATCCGTCTCAATCTTGAAGCGCTTGGGGTCATCAATGGTGGTGTTGGTCTGCACGCAAAGCAACAGCTCATGGGCTTCATGGTCCGCAGCGGTCAGATAGTGGCAGTCGTTGGTTGCGACCAGCGGCAAATTGGTGTGAGCAGCCAGCTCCTTGAGCTTGGCATTCGCCTCATTCTGCACCTCAAGGCCGTTGGCCTGCACTTCAATATAAAAACGATTTGGGAAAATCGATTCATACAGCTGAGCGGTTTCAATGGCCTTGTCCATGCCCTCATGCAGAACATGCTGCACGACTTCACCCTGAATACAGGCCGACAGGGCAATGATACCCTCATTATATTTGCGCAAAACATCGTGACTGACACGGGGCTTGTAATAGAAGCCACGCAAATAGCCCTCGGTCACGATTTTGGCCAAGTTATGATAGCCCACGAGGTTCTGGGCAAGAAGGACGAGGTGATAGCGCTTTCTGGCGTCAGCCCCCTCGAAATTCGTATGCGGTCCCTTGGACACATAGACTTCTGAGCCAATGATGGGCTTGATGCCCTTGGATTTGGCTTCCACAAAAAACTTGGCCGCAGCAAACATGTTGCCATGATCGGTCACGGCAACAGCTGGCATCTTATATTCTATTGCCTTGTCACACAGGTCGGGCAGCCGAATGGCGCCGTCAAGGAGACTGTACTCCGTATGGCAGTGCAGATGGACAAAATCAGACATGAATCGCCTTCTCTGAAGGATTGGAACGAATGAAAACAGAAAACGGGTGAGACCTAGCAGAAAACCGCAGCGGCAACAAACTGCCCCCAAGGTGGTTTTTGGGCCAAAAAGAGCGCCAGACTCCCCGTGTTCTCCAAAGATTCTTCTGGGATACGACGACACAGAACCAGAAGATTGGACTTTTTTCTTGCAATTGCTTGAAGCCTTTTTCTAGCACAGTTACGCCCGCACAGCACCCTTCTCTTTCCGCACTTTATTTTTATGCTTTAGCAAGCATGTCAACTACAAAACAACAAGAAAGAACAAGCTTCTATATTTAGAAAATTGCCTCAAGACAGAAAAAATATAAAATTATAGAATAAATGAACTTTATGACATATACATAATGTATATACATTGACAGAATATCAAAAATTTTTTCCTTCCTTTCTTTCTTTTAAATTTTGTTTCCATTTCGTTAGTCAAAAACAAAAGATCTCTGTGTTCCCTCTTTTCTCTCAAATCATCGTACAAAGACATCCACAAAGGAGGACTTTATGAACGATGAGAACTCTCGGAGGAACGCCCCGTCACAACTGACCAGACGTCAGTTCCTTTCTCATTCAGCAGGGGGTCTCACGGCAAGCCTTCTGCTCCTCAAACAAACGGGTTCACTCGCCTTTGCCATGCATCCCGGCGGCGAAGACGCCCAACTCCCTCCAGCAAAATATGAACTTCGTTTTGACGAGAAGCTCTGTGCGGGATGCGCCTACTGCGAAATCGCCTGTGCCCAGTACCACGCAGGACATGCAGACATCACCGCCTGTCGCAACCGTTTTGTTCTCAAACCTGTACTCACCTTTACGGGACTCAGTGCCCTCTCTGCCAATGCTCCAGGGCACCCGCAGGCTCTTTCCACCGCACATTTTGCGGAATTTTCAGAAAACGAATTCTGCCATCAGTGTGCCTCCCCGGAATGCCTTGATGCCTGCCCCGAAAACGCCATCACAGTTTCACCACAAACAGGGGCACGCCTTGTTAACCAAAGTCTGTGTGTCGGCTGTGGTGAATGCGTCGACGCCTGCCCGTATGGCATGATTCACCTCGACGAAAACACAGAAACAGCCGTCAAATGCGATCTTTGCGGCGGAGATCCTCAGTGCGCAGCATGGTGCCCCACTGGTGCAATCAGCTATCACAAACTGTAAATTCACAAGGAGCGTCCCATGAAGGACACTGTTTACGGGAATATGGGTACAATTCTCCGCGTGGATCTTAGCACGGGGAAAATCATTCGCGAAGACTCCACCCCATACCTGAAAGACTGGATAGGCGGCCGTTGTCTCGCCCATTATCTGCTTTTTAACGAACTCGACGTAGCACGAGTTGGCCCACTTTCTCCAGAAAATCGAATCTACATTGGCACGGGTCCCCTTGCAGGGACCACCTTCCCAAGTTCCGGGCGAACACACGCCTGCTTTATCGCCCCACTCAATTATTCCGGCTGGGGCGACTCGAACTGTGGCGGTCACTTTGGCCCAGCCCTCAAGCGTTGCGGCTTTGACATGCTGGTTCTTTCCGGAAAGGCCCCAAAACCTGTTTATCTGCATATCAAAAACGACGACATCAAGCTTGTCCCGGCAGAAGACTTATGGGGCAAGGGCACCATAGACACTCAGGCGGAACTCATTGCCCGACACGGTGAGCGCTGCAAACTTCTGTGCATCGGGCAGGCAGGAGAACACCAGGTTCTCTTTGCCAACGTCCGTACAGAAATGACCAACTCAATGGGACGCTGTGGACTGGGGGCTGTCTTTGGCTCCAAGAACCTCAAGGCCGTCGCAGCACAGGGCACCAAGCCAATTCGTCTCTTTAAGCCCAAAGAATATTACGCGGTCACGAAACAGCTTCGCGATGACCTCCTTGACCCCAAATTCGGCAAAGTTCACAGCGCGACATATAAAGTCATGTCAAACTGGGGCACGCCGGGCATTACAAATCTTATTGGCACAACGGGGATGGTTCCCATTCGCAACTGGCAGCAATGCGGCATTGACCCCAAATTCTCACGACTGGTCCACAGCTGGAATACGGAACACGGAACTCGCAGGGAATCCTGCTTTTCTTGCCCTGTACACTGTCACTCCGCCTATGCAGTCAAAGACGGCTACCCTACTCGAGGTGGAGGGCCAGAATACGAAACAACCACAGCACTGGGCCACAAATGTGACGTGACAGATGACCGGGCCGTACTCAAGCTCAACAGCATGTGTAATGATTATGGCCTTGATACGGTAGAATTTGGGGCGCTCTGCTCAACGCTCATGGAATTGCGGGAACGAAACATTATTGACCGGGACTACCTGAATGGCCTCGACATGCAATTTGGCAACGCCGATGCCATGATCGAACTCATGCCGCAAGTCGTGTTCCGAAAGGGTCTGGGCAAAACACTCGCTGATGGTCCCTGGAGGGTCTGCAAGCGCCTTGGGGAAGAAGCACTTCATTCCTGCTATCACCAGAAAGGCATGTGCGCCACGGGAGTCGAAACACGCTCCACCATTGGCTCCATGCTTCAGTTTGCAGTTTCACCTCGCGGTTCACACCATCTGAACGGACTTCCGACAGCCGAATGGGTGAATATCCCAGATATTGCGATCAAGGTTGCCGGATACAAGGAAGCAGGAGACGTCCGCTCCTACCACCCACAGGCCAAGGCAAATCTCGTGAAATATTATGAAGACATGTTCTTCCTTTCCGACAGCCTTGGCATCTGTAAATTCAACTTTGGGCACCTTGCCTACTGGCATGACTCCGGCAAGGACCTTGATTACATGTATGACCAGATTATCAAATCCATTTATTACGCCACGGGAATACAGTATACAGTCAAGGAACTGTTCCAGATATTCGATCGGAGCAATCAGATTGAACGGGCAAGCATTGTTATGCGAGGCTGCCGACGCAAGGACGATCAGCCCAACTGGAAATGCCTCCACGAATCCTGCCCTGGACAGCATCCTGTCGGACCGATTCCCCTCCCACCCATTGACTCAAAAAAGTACAACCGAGTTCTGGATGCCTATTATGAGGCCAGAGGCTGGGACAAAGAGACTGGCATTCCCAAAACCCGCCAGCTCAAAAAACGGGGATTAGACTTTGTCGCCCAAAAAATGAACGCGGCACTTCCTCACGCATAAAAAAAGGCCAGGGCATATGCCCTGGCCTTTTCCCGACAATTCATCTTAGCGGATATTCTCGATCCGAACCAGCTGACTATAATACGCAATTCCCCCACCGCCATCCGTCGCACGAGGAGCAACAAGGGGATTCACGCAGCGGGAAAACCGCATCCATCCGCCCCGGCGAACCACAAGAGCCTCTGGATGAACACTGTCATCAAGACGCAGGTCAACCTCAAGTTTCCCATGCGGACTCACAATCTGCACCGGAGCATTCAGGTCAATATTTTTCAGCGCCGGGCTTTTGGGTGAAATCCACGCCCGCAAGGCTCCAGAATGCGGTTCTTCCAGACGCTGGGAATGCAGAGAATCTTTTCGCACCAGAGACAAAAGACTCAGCGGATATTCAGAACTTCGCTCTTCATCGCTCAAAAACTCTGGAGCATGATACAGCCCATCGTCAGTATCAAACTGCATCCCCTCATACGCAACGTCCTGGAACTCACAGGGCAAAAAGCCTTTTTCTCGTAGTTCCTCAAGGGACCCATTCACGCTGGGGCCAAGCCCGTAGCGCAGCATTTCTTCTTTGTCAGGAAGAACAAGCGGCTCCTCCAGTCGCTCGGCAATTGCCTGCACGATGTCCCAGTCATTGCGCACACCCTCTGGCGGCTCGCAGACCTTGGCCGCCCAGTTCACGCAATTATGCATCCCGGAATCAACGATTTCCTCTCGCTCCAGCATAAGCGCACAGGGTAAAATCACATCAGCCCGCAGGGTCGTGTCATTAAAAAATGCATCCACAGCAACGACAAATCCTGTACGGGCAAAGGCGTCAGCAATCGCATTGCCATCAGGGAGCTGGTTTACAGGATTTGTGCCCTGCACAAAAACAAATTCAAAAGGAGTCTCCTCTTCCTGCATGCAGCGCCCAAGCCGATGCAGCGGCATTTCCCGTGGCGGAGCAGGAGAAAAATCCTCTGCCCATGAGCGCAGGAACAGTCCGGAAGCCAGATTATAATACGTTCCGCCCCCACTTCTCCCCATGTTTCCAGACAACATGGCCGCAGCATTGATATACCGCACATTTTCCCGCCCATGCACATAGCGCTGCAAACCAAGCCCAACAAGAGTGGCACAGGGTCCGTTTGTGTACAGCTCCACAAGGCGGTTCAAATCCGCTCTGTCCACCCCGCAGGCCTGCAAAAGTTCTGCCTCATCAAGAGCAGCGAGTCGTGCCTCAAAGGCAGAAAAATCACGCGTCGCCGCCTGAACATCTTTGGACACACCAGCAGCAAGAAGTCGTCGACACAGGGCCGCAGCAAGAAAACGGTCTGTCCCAGGCCGAATAAACAGCGTCTCGTCAGAGAATTCCCGAGCAGTGTCAGCAGTTGGCGTAATGCTCAAAACATGCGTGCCATTTTTGCGGGCCTTGGCCACCGCAGCACTCAAATGCAAATAGGCTCTTGTGAGGTCACGCCCCCAGTTCACGATACTTCTGGCCTTGTACAACTCTGTCACACGGCTATGCCGAACAGAGCCAAAATCATCACGAAAGGCGTTATTTCCTGTGGTTGCGCAGGGGGAGCCACTCGTTCCGGAAGCCCCAAGAGTTCGAAAAAACCACCGGGAAATATCACTATACAAACCGCGATACCCATATCCCTGCACATGGAGTATTCGCTCTGGTGTTTTTCGTAAGCGGTCCAGACGGGAGCAAATAAGTTTCAAGGCTTCATCCCAGCTCACAGGCCAATAATTCGCCCCAGACCTGACAAGAGGCTGGGTTATACGGTCAGGACTTGAGAGGCGTTCTCCTATCCGTTTTTGTTTTGCGCAACAAAAGCCTGCTGTAAAAGGATGGTCCGGATTCCCTCTCAGGGATATTTTCCCATCTTTTTCAACAGCTACAAGAAGAGAACATGCATCAAAGCAGTCCAGAGTGCATGCTGTTAGCTGCTCGTTTTTCTTCATACTCCACGTCCTATAATATGCTCTGCATGAGGTCAAAAGGCTTTTTGTTCCAGCAAGGGACAAATTGCCAAGCCACGGGCAGAACGGTATGACATAGGCCATGTCACAGGAATACGACATCCCCGCAGTTTCCCGCCATCAGGCGGAAGACGTCATAAAACGCAGTCATTTTATCACGACCCTTTCCCACGTCCAAAGCGTTGAAGAGGCGCGTGCATTCATCGCAGAAATCAAGGCAGAGCACCCAGATGCAACGCATAACTGCTGGGCTTTCAATGCTGGTCCGGCAGGAGACACGGCCTTTGTTGGCTGCTCTGACGACGGTGAACCTTCCGGCACAGCTGGCCGTCCCATGCTCAACGTGCTGAACCACTGTCCTGTTGGCGAGATAGCCGCAGTGGTCACCCGGTATTACGGTGGCATCAAGCTTGGGACAGGCGGCCTTGTTCGGGCGTACTCAGGCATGGTGCAGCTTGGGCTGGACACTCTTCCTACAAAGCGCCGCTTTGAGGCTGCATCTGTGCACATTGGCATTGAGTATCGGCACATCACACTTTTTAAGCGAATGCTTGAGCGCCACGAAGCCGAAATACAGGAAGAAAATTTTGGGACGGACGCCCAGTTTATGCTTCGTCTCCCAAAGCGAAACCTTGAGACACTGTGTGCGGAGCTTGTTGAGATGACTGACGGCATCGCGCGAATTCACGTTCAAAAGTAAGACAAGGCCATGCTCACAGCATCACACGTACGCGGACGACTGGCTCCAAGCCCAACAGGACATCTCCACCTTGGCAATGCCTGGGCATTTTTGCTGTGCTGGCTTGCAGTACGCAAGGCAGACGGCACAGTTATTCTGCGCATGGAAGACATCGATCCAGATCGCTCCAAAACGGAATTTGCCACAGACATCATCACCGATCTCCACTGGCTTGGTCTGGACTGGGATGAAGGACCCGACTGCGGCGGAGACAACGCGCCATATACGCAAAGTGAAAAGCTGGACCGCTATGCAGAGGTCATTGCCCAGCTCTCAGAGCGGGGGCTAACCTACCCTTGTTACTGTACGCGAAAAGAGCTTCGTTCTCTGGCATCAGCGCCGCATAAGGGAGAATTTGGTCCAGCCTACCCCGGAACCTGCCTGCACCTGAGTGCATCGCGCAAGGCAGAGCTGGAAGCTGCGGGACGGCGCCCCTCCCTTCGACTTCATGCAGACAGCCCAGACCTGAGCTTTCATGATAGACTTTGTGGAGATCAGCACCAGACATGGGAAGAATGCGGCGGTGATTTCCCGCTGCGCCGCTCGGACGGAGTTATTTCGTACCAGCTGGCCGTGGCGGTGGATGACATCGACCAGAACGTGACGCTCGTCATGCGCGGGGATGACATTTTGCACTGCACGCCGCGCCAAGTGTACCT encodes the following:
- a CDS encoding STAS domain-containing protein, producing the protein MEDCMSSREGPAVLFSFRKELTLECIPELREKIQKTLEEGRYTFVILDLSEVAFIDSSGIGFLVAFASELEAKDRSLYLYRPRPQVLKTLELVQLSSFFKILRTDEERAALLL
- a CDS encoding ATP-binding SpoIIE family protein phosphatase → MSHGALGREKADAIRILVVDDDAVLRQMLCEMLADFSYVVESAADGREAVNCYLRFQPHLLLLDLNMPDMDGIDVIHALREVYGDEEVSITVLTSSRDPEGKLRAFGAGCNDFLYKPVDRSELLARVAVGVRQLRLLQRLRSARDAVEKEIHLVASLQQRLLPSFQGRLFLCPSFPDEGCLTAQVSSVYAPSGRASGDYFDCVRLSDGVLRMIVADVSGHGARAAFLMAIVRTLFHVSCERQLSLSETFSLLNSQLCEIIGREEDFVTALAADCDLRCGAVRMVNAGHCPALLVGERQQDFLCPCARMLGFFPEERFPERHYVLRPGAGILFYTDGFYDFSLSADEYFDAEAFWEYAIEMMDRGLSQQDSELTAFRENFPTRLLRNIQEMRGEAPRDDATALFVCALPAAPELSREGFLCAENLAAFVQPLLRAVDDCLRDGRAVESFRLALHEACANVLAHAYGGKPGFVRLTLSLETGARLLCTVEDCGTGFEVPPQPWTLPPAEQGSGRGLFMMQQLMDSVEIVSSAEGSTVRLEMKPGGSAWKIV
- a CDS encoding GNAT family N-acetyltransferase — encoded protein: MEFFAYQQSDIPEIQALFHQTFADSEGEAEGKIIGELAAELLTRTPQEDLYCFVAKNENNKELAGCIIFSRMQFEQPVTAFILSPVAVLTPYQGQGIGQKLIRFGLDKLRQDGVELAFTYGDPSFYYQVGFEQIPETHIKAPQPLSYPIGWLAQSLTEAAVPHIPGKSSCVPALNNAEYW
- the dtd gene encoding D-aminoacyl-tRNA deacylase, producing the protein MRLHLQRVSRAQVDVDGTCIGKIQQGLLVLAGFGAEDSQDLPKSKVWASMLNKVLDLRIFPDENDKMNLSLRDFGGELLVVSQFTLYADCRKGRRPSFNKSAPGAEAKVLYEQLLQDFEQRLPGQVQHGEFGAMMDVSLCNWGPVTLLLDSADLF
- the queD gene encoding 6-carboxytetrahydropterin synthase QueD is translated as MSEKKGKWRLTVRKDFAAAHQLRHYEGKCERMHGHNFMVEAQVEGDTLSQDTELLVDFKVLKNMLKEILGDMDHCHLNEHPAFAVHNPSSENIARHIYKGLEARLAGSGVDVKSVSVSEKPAQTATYFEE